The proteins below come from a single Candidatus Eremiobacterota bacterium genomic window:
- a CDS encoding type II toxin-antitoxin system PemK/MazF family toxin translates to MVDDYPKRAELWMVSLEAVQGSEIGKKRPALVVSNNRNNQFAETITVIPLTSRADKSYPFEASIKPGTSGLSVESRAKCNQIRTVSGTRLLHRIGHISPEEMQRVEQALLIHLAIFLH, encoded by the coding sequence ATGGTAGATGATTATCCGAAAAGAGCGGAGTTGTGGATGGTTTCTCTCGAAGCGGTCCAGGGGAGCGAGATAGGGAAAAAACGCCCGGCACTCGTTGTTTCCAACAATCGGAACAACCAGTTTGCAGAGACAATCACGGTGATCCCCCTTACCTCGAGGGCTGATAAGTCCTACCCTTTTGAGGCTTCCATCAAGCCGGGAACAAGCGGGCTTTCCGTCGAATCCAGGGCAAAGTGCAACCAGATAAGGACTGTCTCCGGGACACGTCTCCTTCATCGAATAGGCCATATCTCCCCTGAAGAGATGCAGCGCGTGGAGCAGGCTCTTCTCATACATCTGGCAATTTTTCTGCATTGA
- a CDS encoding ice-binding family protein, translated as MEGTIIAEAGVTFSTADNVNIVTLNGRAIGLNAAVTLVNTVINLP; from the coding sequence ATGGAGGGAACCATCATTGCTGAAGCAGGAGTCACGTTCTCTACTGCCGACAACGTCAATATAGTGACACTTAATGGCAGAGCAATTGGCCTTAACGCTGCGGTCACACTGGTGAACACCGTCATTAATCTGCCTTAA